In Heptranchias perlo isolate sHepPer1 chromosome 9, sHepPer1.hap1, whole genome shotgun sequence, the sequence GATACAGCTTTGCCTGCAGGTATTTTTGCACAGCCACCTCATTTTATTCAGCCAATGCCTAGATGCTGTCTGGAATATCttaatacagatttttttttccattatgtGTAACTGGTATGGGTCAGCTTCTTTGAGACTTGTACTAAACTATACAAAAATATTCATTATATGCactgattttaattttaaaaaaatgcacagGGTTAGAAATTTAAATTCACTTCAGAGAATGACCTTATTTTAAAATTCCAGTTAATTCCTGCAGGTCAGCTTGTGATGGTTCAATGATTTTTTACACTGGAGCAATGAATATGACTGGTAGTCCAATCTGGATACTCAGTAACACATTACacaaataaattggcaagaaTTGGTTGGAGAAGTTGACGATCCCATtccaaaaaaaattgtatttcatATAGTATCTATATTTACTGGCCACAAAATGACACTGCACTAATGAATCAAAAAGCAAAATGTTTTGAATTAATTAAATATTTAGATGActgaatttagaaaaaaaaaatcagaataacTAGTTTACTGAAATTGAAATATTTTTGATCCATTTGGTTAGCATATATCATATTtggctttttttattcgttcatgggatgtgggcgtcgctggcaaggccagcatttattgcccatccctaattgcccttgagaaggtggagatgagctgccttcttgaagcactgcagtctgtgttgtgaaggttctcccacagtgctgttaggtagggagttccaggattttgactcggcgatgatgacggaacggcgatgtatttccaagtcgggatggtgtgtgacttggaggggaacgtgcaggtggtggtgttcccaagtgcctgctgcccctgtccctcTAGGTAGTAGatgtcgagggtttgggaggtgctgtcgaaaaagccttggcaagttgctgcagttaatggtacacactgcagccactgtgcgccggtggtgaagggactgaatgtttagggtggtggatggggtgccattcaagcgggctgctttgtcctggatggtgtcgagcttcgagtgtgggagctgcactcatccaggcaagtggagagtattccatcacactcctgacttgtgccctgtagatggtggaaaggctttggggagtcaggaggtgagtcactcgctgcagaatacccagcctctaacctgctcttgtagccacagtatttatgtggctggtccagttaagtttctggtcaatggtgatctccaggatgttgatggtgggggattcggtgatggtaatgctgttgaacgtCATGGGGAggcagttagactctctcttgttggagatggtcattgtctggcacgaatgttacttgccacttatcagcccaagcctggatgttgaccaggtcttgctgcatgcgggcacagactgcttcattatccgaggggttgcgaatggaactgaacactgtgcaatcatcagcgaccatccccatttctgatcttatgatggagagaaggtcattgatgaagcagctgaagatggttgggcctaggaaactgccctgagcaactcctgcagcaatgtcctggggctgagatgattggcctccaacaaccactaccatcttcctttgtgctaggtatgactccagccactggagagttggagtcaaattctgccttgatgtcaagggcagtcactctcatctcacctgtggaattccgcatttttgtccctgtttggaccaaggctgtaatgaggtctggagcccagtggttctggcagaactcaaactgagcatcggtgagcaagttattggtaagtaagtgccgcttgatagcactgtcgatgaccccttccatcactttgctgatgattgtgagtAAGACTgagggggcggtaattggccagattggatttgtcctgctttttgtggacaggacataccttggcaattttccacattgtcgggtagatgccagtgttgtagctgtactggaatagtttggctagaggcgtggctagttctggagcacaagtcttcagcactacagccaggatgttgtcagggcccatagcctttgttgtatccagtgcactcagctgtttatcacgtggagtgaatcgaattggctgaagactggcttctgtgatggtggggatatcgggaggaggctgagatggatcttctactctgcacttctggctgaagatggttgcaaacgcttcagccttgtcttttgcactcatgtgctggactctgctatcattgagggtggtgatgtttacagagcctcctcctcctgttagttgtttaattgtccaacactatgcagtcctgccacatccagtcctgaagagctttgatctgacagttggttgtggaatcgcttagctctgtctacagcatgatacttcgctgtttagcatgcatctagtcctgtgttgtagcttcaccagttggcaccccatttttaggtacgcctggtgctgctcctggcatactcttctacactcattgaaacagggttgatcccctggcttgttaatggtagagtgagaaatatgccaggccaggccatgaggtttcagattgtgctggaatacaattctgctgctgctgatggcccacagcacctcatgggtgcccagttttgagctgctagatcttttctgaatctatcccatttagcacagtggtagtgccacacaacacattggatggtgtcctcagtgtgaagacaggactttgtctccacaaggactgtgtggtggtcactcctaccaatacggtcatggacagatgcatttgcgacaggtagattggtgaggatgaggtcaagtaggtttttccctcatgttgattcgctcaccacctgccgcgggcccagtctggcagctatgtcctttaggactcggccagctcggtcagtagtggtgctacccagccactcttggtgatggacattgaagtcccccacccagagtacagtctgtgcccttgctaccctcagtgcttcctccaagtggtgctcaacatggaggaggactgattcatcagctgagggaggacggtaggtggtaatcagcaggaggtttccttgcccatgtttgacctgatgccatgagatttcatggagcccggagtcaatgttgaggactcccagggccactccctcctgactgtatatcactgtaccgccacctcagatgggtctgtcctgccagtgggacaggacatacccagggatggtaatggaggagtctgggacgacggctgaaaggtatgattctgtgaatatggctgtgtcaggctgttgcttgactagtctgtaggacatctctcccaattttggcacaaatcccccagatgttagtgaggaggactttgcagggtcgactgggcttggtttgcctttgttgtgtccgatgctgggtggtccaactggttttattcttcttgtgactttttgtagcgggattgtacaactgagtggcttgctaggccatttcagagagcgattaagaatcaaccacattactgtgggtctggagtcacatataggccagatcgggtaaggacagcaggttgtcCAATGTAAAGTTGACTAAACATCCACACTAACGGAGGAATTTAATTTTGATATCATATACATTTCCTCTTGTAGATAGTGAGGCGTGAAGAACTTTTTGTGACCTCCAAGTTATGGAACACTAAGCATCATCCTGAAGATGTGGAACCTTCCTGTCGCAAATCCCTGGAAGACCTGAAGCTCACTTACCTGGATTTGTACCTGATTCACTGGCCTTATGCCTTTCAGTAAGGCATAGTTTATATCTAAGTTTGTTGTGTGATTGGATAGTTACTTGTTATATGTTGGAATATAGCACTTTTAGTGTTGGAAGTAAAATGCAGACTGATGGAAACTTTCCTTTGACTAATTGTAGCGGGCTCGTTAGCCTGTTGAAAGCCCAGGCCGTTGACTTGTGGGCATAGAATGCTGACTACAAAATTGGTTTTGCATTCATTGTATCCATATAAATGTGGGTTTGTGATCAGTTTACATGATAACCATAATTATAAATAAGACTCAATATTTCTAAGCAGTAGTTTCTTGTGTATCTTGCATGTTCTACAGTATGTGTTGTACTTGCAGTTTCAGTTTTGAATTTTATGCTGTTCACAGACAAGGTGATGTCCCCTTTCCAAAAAATCCTGATGGCACAGTGCAGTATGATTATACTGATTATAAGGAAACTTGGAAAGCTATGGAGGGGCTAGTAGAAAAGGGCCTGGTGAAAGCCATCGGACTCTCAAACTTCAACAGTCGACAGATAGACGATGTCATTGCCAAAGCTACTATCAAACCTGCAGTGTTGCAGGTAGGAACATTTTTGGAATATTTTTATTGTAGTACTATCAAGTGAATCAGTTGTATATAATCTGTTTCACTCTTCCAAAAAATAGATATCTTGAGCTGTCTTCTAGGAGGTTTTCAGGACTCTGCTAAGGGCTACATCCCAACAAATGCATGACAATATAACATAATATTTGCATAATACCATATAACATTGAAATTTCTCAATggtcacaatgaattactttagaagtgtagtaactgttaggACTAAATCTACAGGCACGCTCAGAATCATGATTTATCGGTTATCTACTTGCACATATAGCTTTTTATTTCTCTTCCAAGGTTTATGTGACCAAATAATTGCTATATAAACAAACTAATCTGTGACTTGTGGGCTGGTGAAAGAAGGGAATAATATTTTCCTGtaaattaatttaattatttctggTGCTGAAGGCTTCCTATAAGTTACCTTGTACTTAAACCAAACATGCCTTGTTCCTGGATCTAAAAGTCAAAGTCCTGAGAACTTTGCATGACTCAGGGCATTTCTTTGTATATCATTACTAGGTTGAATGCCATCCATATTTTGCCCAGAATGAGCTGATTGCACATTGCCAGAAGCGTGGGTTGGTGGTGACTGCATACAGTCCTCTTGGTTCCTCTGATCGGATGTGGAAAGCCCCAGATGAACCAATATTACTTGAAGATACTAACATTAAAACTCTAGCTGATAAATATGGGAAATCACCTGCTCAAGTTATGCTCAGGTATGAGATCTTAAAATGATTTTGTAAGTTATCATAAGGCTAAAGCAATTCACTCAATCAAGATAACTTCAAAAAGAATGAACAGCACAATTCTTTGTCTTTAAAATGACTGTTGGCGCTATGGTCAGAAAGATACACTGCAATATATATTCTGGCCATGACCCCCAGTCAGATATTTTGGACAGCACTCTGAGAAACCACAGAGAATGTGACAGGACGCTTGTACAGACGCAGGCCTTTGTCTGTGGGACTTACTCACTAGAAAAagagtcttcctctccccctGGCAACTCTTAAGTTAATGCAGTAACACATGGGTGAAACAATTGTGGGACATATGTCAGGTGATATATGAATCCTGCCTGGAGCTCTGGAAGCACCAGGTAGTCTTTCTGTTTCCTGGAAACCTACTCTACCCAGATATCCCCATCCACAGGCCTAGCCTGACCCCCAGGATACGGTCACAAGCTGGCAATGATTCTCTTGTCTA encodes:
- the akr1a1b gene encoding aldo-keto reductase family 1 member A1-B isoform X2; amino-acid sequence: MSTSNYVVLNTGQKMPLIGLGTWKSAPGEVKEAVQNALETGYRHIDCAAVYNNEAEIGETLKETVGTDKIVRREELFVTSKLWNTKHHPEDVEPSCRKSLEDLKLTYLDLYLIHWPYAFQQGDVPFPKNPDGTVQYDYTDYKETWKAMEGLVEKGLVKAIGLSNFNSRQIDDVIAKATIKPAVLQVECHPYFAQNELIAHCQKRGLVVTAYSPLGSSDRMWKAPDEPILLEDTNIKTLADKYGKSPAQVMLRWQVQRGVVAIPKSVNPARMAQNLQVFDFTLTEDEMKTIGTLNRNWRYIVPKIVVDNKSVARDALHPHYPFNDPY
- the akr1a1b gene encoding aldo-keto reductase family 1 member A1-B isoform X1, with translation MLRTMLKFAGLLDMRVKMSTSNYVVLNTGQKMPLIGLGTWKSAPGEVKEAVQNALETGYRHIDCAAVYNNEAEIGETLKETVGTDKIVRREELFVTSKLWNTKHHPEDVEPSCRKSLEDLKLTYLDLYLIHWPYAFQQGDVPFPKNPDGTVQYDYTDYKETWKAMEGLVEKGLVKAIGLSNFNSRQIDDVIAKATIKPAVLQVECHPYFAQNELIAHCQKRGLVVTAYSPLGSSDRMWKAPDEPILLEDTNIKTLADKYGKSPAQVMLRWQVQRGVVAIPKSVNPARMAQNLQVFDFTLTEDEMKTIGTLNRNWRYIVPKIVVDNKSVARDALHPHYPFNDPY